A DNA window from Sporosarcina sp. ANT_H38 contains the following coding sequences:
- a CDS encoding TraR/DksA C4-type zinc finger protein has protein sequence MLNDNQKNTLKKELYEMKEHLSITEEETDIKDSVQENSGELSMYDNHPADLGTELYEREKDMALHVHAGSELEKVESALQAMQEGSYGKCEVCQKDIPFERLEAVPYTTLCIDHATEQEVPHDRPVEEDTLTMANPNSFSGAARDGEDSFQEIAKSGTSETPSDFIGDRDNYNTLYDSGISDGATEEFEEFIGTDINGKSRGFIRSDASEKYEAELDDEGIESPLGDIPYHENDGYIEGNEK, from the coding sequence GTGTTAAACGATAATCAAAAAAACACTCTAAAAAAAGAATTATATGAAATGAAGGAACATTTATCAATAACAGAAGAAGAAACAGATATTAAAGATAGTGTTCAAGAAAATTCCGGCGAGCTGTCGATGTATGACAACCATCCCGCTGATTTAGGTACAGAACTGTATGAAAGAGAGAAAGACATGGCTCTGCATGTACATGCTGGCTCTGAACTAGAAAAAGTGGAAAGCGCCTTACAAGCGATGCAAGAAGGCTCTTATGGAAAGTGTGAAGTTTGTCAAAAAGATATACCATTTGAACGACTTGAAGCAGTTCCTTACACAACTCTTTGCATCGACCATGCAACGGAGCAAGAAGTACCCCACGACCGGCCTGTCGAAGAGGACACGCTTACCATGGCAAACCCGAATTCATTTTCCGGAGCAGCTCGAGATGGCGAAGACAGCTTCCAGGAAATCGCAAAATCTGGAACATCAGAAACCCCTTCCGATTTCATAGGCGATCGCGACAACTATAATACGTTATACGATAGCGGGATCTCAGACGGCGCAACCGAAGAATTTGAAGAATTCATAGGCACTGACATAAACGGCAAGTCACGCGGTTTCATTAGATCTGATGCTTCAGAGAAATATGAGGCAGAACTGGATGATGAAGGAATCGAATCCCCTCTCGGAGATATTCCTTATCATGAAAATGACGGTTATATCGAGGGTAACGAGAAGTAA
- a CDS encoding 1,4-dihydroxy-2-naphthoate polyprenyltransferase, whose translation MQQTIKADTGWRIWWQLTRPHTLTAAFAPVFLGTMIALTYGKIHFPLFFAMLIASVFIQMATNMFNEYYDFKRGLDTEQSIGIGGTIVRNGVKPKTVLNLAFMLYGISVLIGIYICMETSWMLAVVGILSMMVGYFYTGGPYPIAYTPFGELFSGVVMGMLLILIAFYIQTGIVTTEAVLLSIPSMLLVAGIMLANNIRDLEGDTEGGRKTLAILVGRSNAITILMVFFIISYGWVIAMIVFGHLTPWSLLVFLSVKKPVGAIRVFRNNHIPTHVMPAMKNTAVTNTLFGLLLGIGILIGHLL comes from the coding sequence ATGCAACAGACAATAAAAGCGGATACAGGCTGGCGTATTTGGTGGCAACTTACTCGGCCACACACACTAACAGCAGCCTTTGCACCTGTATTTCTCGGTACTATGATCGCATTAACTTACGGGAAAATCCATTTCCCTTTATTCTTCGCCATGCTCATCGCGAGTGTCTTCATACAAATGGCAACGAATATGTTCAATGAATATTATGATTTTAAAAGAGGGCTTGATACAGAACAATCCATTGGCATCGGCGGTACAATCGTACGTAATGGTGTAAAACCAAAAACTGTGTTGAATCTTGCCTTTATGCTCTACGGAATTTCTGTTCTCATCGGTATCTACATATGTATGGAAACGTCCTGGATGCTCGCAGTCGTCGGCATCCTGTCTATGATGGTAGGTTACTTTTATACAGGAGGACCATACCCAATCGCCTATACACCATTCGGAGAACTGTTTTCTGGTGTTGTCATGGGAATGCTACTTATCCTAATTGCATTTTATATTCAAACGGGCATAGTAACGACTGAAGCAGTTTTACTATCCATACCAAGTATGTTGCTTGTCGCAGGTATTATGCTAGCTAATAATATACGCGATTTAGAAGGCGATACGGAAGGCGGGCGAAAAACACTTGCTATTCTTGTGGGTCGCTCTAATGCAATTACGATTCTAATGGTATTTTTTATTATTTCTTATGGCTGGGTCATTGCTATGATCGTCTTTGGTCATCTTACTCCTTGGTCGTTGCTTGTATTTCTTAGTGTCAAAAAACCAGTTGGAGCGATTAGAGTGTTCCGAAATAACCATATTCCAACCCATGTAATGCCTGCAATGAAAAATACGGCTGTTACGAACACATTATTCGGATTGTTATTAGGTATCGGAATACTCATTGGACATCTTCTTTAG
- a CDS encoding isochorismate synthase MenF, giving the protein MNRKLTATRESQLKVRQNELRFFTETVDAGRISPLAFFEAGDSCYKDERFYWQNADKTLTLVGIGHATVLTSDGTDDRFKHISDKWKKLCAALIREENDREPVLFGGFSFDPKSVKQTEWDAFPSAHFVVPAFQLSITNGKTEISINMVTESDDAAEKFERLRDERDRLIHIAQVEESALLTKPKVVSIEEISKEHYMETVADVTKKINNGEAEKVVIARSVKLNFADEVPAVTALHHISNEQQESYHFGLQKDGQLFFGATPERLIEITNGRAYSSCVAGSIRRGKSATEDRELGDELLEDSKNREEHQYVVNMISQVFKTFCTDIKISKVPKLMKVRDIQHLFTPVEGKVEKGTDIFNLVKALHPTPALGGVPTDIAMKIIRSEENLDRGYYAAPIGWTDTAGNGEFAVAIRSALLDGDSAYLYAGGGIVADSEPDIEYDETWVKFRPVMRALGGKLNG; this is encoded by the coding sequence ATGAATCGGAAGTTGACCGCTACCCGCGAATCTCAATTAAAAGTTAGGCAGAATGAGTTACGATTTTTCACAGAAACTGTCGATGCGGGGCGAATATCACCACTTGCGTTTTTCGAAGCAGGGGATTCGTGTTATAAAGATGAACGTTTCTATTGGCAAAATGCAGATAAAACATTAACGCTTGTTGGAATTGGACATGCTACGGTATTAACAAGCGATGGAACTGATGATCGTTTCAAGCACATTTCTGATAAATGGAAAAAATTATGTGCTGCTCTTATTAGAGAAGAAAATGATCGGGAACCTGTTCTTTTTGGTGGTTTCTCGTTTGATCCGAAAAGTGTTAAGCAAACAGAGTGGGATGCTTTTCCATCCGCTCATTTCGTTGTGCCTGCTTTCCAGTTGTCGATTACGAATGGTAAAACGGAAATTTCCATTAATATGGTAACAGAGAGTGATGATGCGGCAGAAAAGTTTGAGAGGTTAAGGGATGAAAGAGATCGTCTAATTCATATCGCACAAGTCGAGGAATCCGCTTTGCTTACAAAACCGAAAGTCGTGTCAATAGAGGAAATTTCGAAAGAACATTATATGGAAACAGTTGCAGATGTCACAAAGAAAATTAACAATGGTGAAGCTGAAAAAGTGGTAATTGCACGTTCGGTAAAACTTAATTTTGCAGATGAAGTGCCTGCTGTCACTGCACTCCATCATATTTCAAATGAACAGCAAGAAAGCTATCACTTTGGTTTACAAAAAGATGGTCAGTTATTTTTCGGCGCTACTCCAGAGCGTCTGATTGAAATAACTAATGGCCGTGCGTACTCGTCATGTGTCGCAGGTTCTATCAGACGGGGCAAGTCGGCAACTGAAGACCGTGAACTTGGTGATGAACTTCTTGAAGATAGCAAAAATCGGGAAGAGCATCAATATGTCGTTAATATGATTTCGCAAGTGTTTAAGACATTTTGTACGGACATCAAAATTTCGAAAGTACCAAAATTGATGAAAGTCCGTGATATTCAGCATTTGTTTACGCCAGTTGAAGGAAAAGTTGAAAAAGGAACGGATATTTTCAATTTGGTTAAAGCACTTCACCCGACACCGGCACTTGGCGGAGTCCCAACTGATATAGCGATGAAAATAATCCGTTCTGAGGAAAACTTGGATCGGGGTTATTATGCTGCACCAATTGGCTGGACAGATACAGCTGGCAATGGTGAATTTGCTGTGGCAATACGTTCGGCACTTCTCGACGGCGATAGTGCGTATTTGTACGCTGGCGGAGGAATTGTAGCAGATTCAGAACCAGATATAGAATACGATGAAACATGGGTGAAATTTAGACCGGTTATGCGGGCGTTGGGAGGAAAACTGAATGGATAA
- the menD gene encoding 2-succinyl-5-enolpyruvyl-6-hydroxy-3-cyclohexene-1-carboxylic-acid synthase: MDNRTVLTDYVRRMTAALMMADVKSVVISPGSRSTPLAYAFASTEDLDVYMQVDERSAAYFALGLAKASGNPVVLLCTSGTAASNYHPAITEAYYARIPLIVITADRPHELREVGAPQAIDQIRMYGEHVKYSVDFPLAEKNPDIDDFIDRHVSRALSVATSAPRGPVHLNVPFREPLLIDFDLEPPKSTFQKRIKSADCLDASTAQQISQLLAKAEKGFIIAGEMPIGFDKVAFWKFAKALEWPVLCDPLSNLRTEVPEQCLALCIDHYDALLKSDVFKEKAAPDTVIRFGAQPVAKPLSLYLKKVRPATVIAVDESPEFRDSLGVVTHHIQTSCETVMQIIVDKPKTSYTELWTTANAAASMITNNHKGVAGDEGIFAKMLFAYLPTGSDLVSGSSMPIRDVDTFFRKTNKDITIFANRGTNGIDGVVSTAFGVQAARKRPTWLLIGDLSFLHDVNGLIVTRFHEADLTIVIINNDGGGIFSYLPQAEAGNHFEELFGTPTGLTFGHIAAMYDAQYSAIHTPEEFEMELVKAKEKPVRIIEVFTNRQANVKAHRDLWTKITDRLDHDE; encoded by the coding sequence ATGGATAACCGTACAGTGTTGACGGATTATGTTCGAAGAATGACGGCTGCTTTGATGATGGCGGATGTGAAATCGGTAGTTATTAGTCCCGGCTCTCGTTCGACACCACTTGCTTATGCTTTCGCATCAACGGAAGACCTTGATGTCTATATGCAAGTCGATGAACGATCGGCTGCCTATTTCGCTCTAGGTTTGGCGAAGGCCTCAGGTAATCCTGTAGTCCTTCTCTGTACGTCAGGTACCGCGGCATCGAACTATCACCCTGCAATAACAGAAGCATATTATGCGCGCATCCCGCTAATCGTTATTACTGCAGACCGACCGCATGAATTAAGGGAAGTCGGTGCACCGCAGGCGATTGACCAAATCAGAATGTACGGTGAGCATGTGAAATATAGTGTAGATTTCCCGCTTGCGGAAAAAAATCCAGATATCGATGACTTTATCGACCGGCATGTCAGTCGTGCGTTATCAGTTGCAACTTCAGCTCCACGCGGACCAGTTCACTTGAATGTGCCGTTTCGGGAACCACTGCTTATCGATTTTGATTTAGAACCGCCAAAATCAACTTTCCAAAAACGAATCAAAAGTGCAGATTGCTTGGATGCATCAACTGCCCAACAAATTTCACAGTTGCTTGCAAAGGCGGAAAAAGGCTTCATCATTGCCGGTGAAATGCCGATAGGTTTCGATAAAGTAGCATTTTGGAAATTTGCCAAAGCACTCGAATGGCCAGTATTATGCGATCCACTATCGAATCTTCGCACGGAAGTGCCTGAACAATGCCTTGCGCTCTGTATCGATCATTATGACGCGCTATTGAAAAGTGATGTATTCAAGGAGAAAGCCGCGCCTGATACTGTAATTCGTTTTGGTGCACAGCCGGTAGCGAAGCCGCTGTCGCTTTACTTGAAAAAGGTACGACCAGCTACAGTTATTGCAGTGGATGAATCGCCGGAATTTAGGGATTCGCTCGGTGTTGTGACGCATCATATCCAAACTTCATGCGAAACAGTCATGCAAATTATTGTGGATAAACCGAAAACATCGTATACAGAGTTGTGGACGACGGCGAATGCCGCGGCATCTATGATTACAAATAATCATAAGGGTGTTGCTGGGGATGAAGGGATATTTGCAAAAATGTTATTTGCGTATCTTCCCACAGGGAGCGATCTTGTAAGTGGCAGCAGCATGCCAATCCGCGATGTTGACACGTTTTTCAGGAAAACAAATAAGGATATTACAATATTTGCGAATCGCGGAACGAATGGTATCGATGGTGTTGTATCGACAGCATTTGGTGTCCAGGCGGCAAGAAAGCGACCTACATGGCTGTTGATTGGCGATTTATCGTTCTTACATGATGTCAACGGACTCATTGTTACTCGTTTTCACGAGGCAGATTTGACCATTGTTATTATCAATAACGATGGAGGCGGAATATTCTCGTACCTTCCACAAGCTGAAGCAGGCAATCATTTCGAAGAACTGTTCGGAACACCGACCGGCTTAACATTCGGCCATATTGCGGCGATGTATGATGCGCAGTATTCTGCGATCCACACGCCAGAAGAGTTCGAAATGGAGCTCGTTAAAGCGAAAGAGAAACCGGTGCGTATTATTGAAGTGTTCACAAATCGTCAAGCGAATGTGAAAGCCCACCGTGACCTGTGGACAAAGATCACGGACAGACTTGATCATGATGAATGA
- the menH gene encoding 2-succinyl-6-hydroxy-2,4-cyclohexadiene-1-carboxylate synthase: MMNEKTIHVRGIDMNVEINGGENLPTIVFLHGFTGSTASWREVANLLKGKFRIVAVDLIGHGKSSIPENVDRYSMEEQVEDLEEMFAELSLDQFILVGYSMGGRVALAYTTHHSTRVSSLILESSSPGLKTKVEREERQVADRRLADRILTDGMPAFIDFWGNIPLFASQKTLSEEKQLTLRNERLSQSEVGLARSLRGIGTGSQSSYWECLGTIKLPVLLITGELDKKFVNISREMEKEFPYVRHETIENAGHAIHVEKLNTFATMIEEHILALKNRGGSL; encoded by the coding sequence ATGATGAATGAAAAGACTATCCATGTACGTGGGATTGATATGAATGTGGAAATCAATGGTGGAGAGAATTTACCTACCATCGTTTTCTTACATGGCTTTACAGGAAGCACAGCATCATGGCGTGAGGTTGCAAATTTGCTCAAAGGTAAATTTCGCATTGTTGCTGTCGATTTAATAGGACATGGGAAATCGAGTATTCCGGAAAATGTTGACCGCTATTCAATGGAGGAGCAAGTCGAGGACCTCGAAGAAATGTTTGCTGAGCTTTCGCTTGATCAATTCATTTTGGTCGGTTACTCAATGGGAGGACGCGTTGCACTAGCGTATACGACACATCATTCGACGCGGGTATCGTCATTGATTCTCGAGAGTTCTTCCCCAGGATTGAAGACGAAAGTGGAAAGAGAAGAACGACAAGTAGCTGACAGGCGGCTGGCAGATAGAATCTTAACGGATGGAATGCCGGCATTCATCGATTTTTGGGGAAATATTCCCTTATTCGCATCTCAGAAGACTTTGTCGGAAGAAAAACAGCTGACCCTGAGGAATGAACGACTTAGTCAGAGTGAAGTCGGCCTTGCAAGGAGCTTACGTGGAATCGGTACAGGTAGCCAGTCCTCCTATTGGGAGTGTCTAGGAACAATCAAACTACCTGTTCTGCTCATAACGGGGGAACTCGACAAGAAGTTCGTAAATATTTCCCGGGAAATGGAGAAAGAATTCCCTTATGTCCGCCATGAAACGATAGAAAATGCTGGACATGCAATTCATGTGGAAAAACTGAATACATTTGCTACAATGATAGAGGAACATATTTTAGCATTGAAAAATCGAGGAGGGTCATTATGA
- the menB gene encoding 1,4-dihydroxy-2-naphthoyl-CoA synthase, translated as MTRQWETIRTYEDIKYEQYGGIAKVTINRPEVRNAFRPKTVMELIDAFSRARDDQSIGVIVLTGEGEKAFCSGGDQSVRGHGGYVGDDEIPRLNVLDLQRLIRVIPKPVVAMVAGYAIGGGHVLHVVCDLTIAAENAVFGQTGPKVGSFDAGYGSGYLARIIGHKKAREIWFLCRQYNAQEALDMGLVNTVVPYEQLEDETVQWCEEMLGMSPTALRFVKAAMNADTDGLAGLQQLAGDATLLYYTTDEAKEGRDAFKEKRKPDFGQFPRFP; from the coding sequence ATGACACGTCAATGGGAAACAATACGTACATACGAAGACATCAAATATGAGCAGTATGGCGGGATTGCAAAAGTAACAATCAACCGTCCGGAAGTGCGCAATGCATTCCGACCTAAAACGGTAATGGAGCTAATCGACGCATTTTCACGCGCACGGGACGACCAAAGCATTGGAGTCATCGTATTAACAGGCGAAGGCGAGAAAGCATTCTGTTCAGGCGGAGACCAATCCGTACGAGGGCATGGTGGTTATGTTGGAGACGATGAAATTCCACGCCTTAACGTCTTGGACTTACAGCGTCTAATCCGTGTTATACCGAAACCGGTTGTAGCAATGGTTGCAGGTTATGCAATTGGCGGCGGACATGTACTTCATGTCGTTTGTGATTTGACGATTGCAGCAGAAAATGCAGTTTTCGGACAAACAGGACCTAAAGTCGGTTCATTCGACGCAGGTTACGGTTCGGGCTACCTGGCACGAATCATTGGGCATAAGAAAGCGCGCGAAATCTGGTTCCTTTGCCGTCAATACAACGCACAGGAAGCACTTGACATGGGTCTAGTCAACACGGTGGTTCCTTATGAGCAACTGGAAGACGAGACGGTCCAATGGTGTGAAGAGATGCTTGGTATGAGCCCTACAGCACTTCGTTTCGTAAAAGCGGCAATGAATGCGGATACGGACGGACTTGCTGGTCTTCAACAATTGGCTGGTGACGCAACACTTCTTTATTACACAACAGACGAAGCGAAAGAAGGCCGCGATGCGTTCAAAGAAAAACGTAAACCGGACTTCGGACAATTCCCGCGTTTTCCTTAA
- a CDS encoding o-succinylbenzoate--CoA ligase, giving the protein MIPNWLMQRAYLTPEKTALSFEGEKWTFAQLKLQALTLAGKLKANGLNEGHRIALLGPSNAEMVFIIHACMLAGLEIVMLNSRLTKKEIAYQLDDSGATMVIVSDELSSMITDSPVRQLLFSAIQDSAEHKLVVQDTWPSDKTITIMYTSGTTGFPKGVRQTAGNHVSSALSSVLNLGLDENDIWLCAMPLFHISGFSILVRSVLYGMEVQLHEKFDAVQSAKAVGDGSVTRMSVVSLTLDKVLRELENGNRVAHSSFKSMLAGGGPVPIAYLNRAKVLGVPVLQTYGMTETSSQTATLAASDAIRKMGSAGKPLFFNQIKIKGTKTPDEKGEVCIRGPHVTPGYIGRFAELEPLEDGWLPTGDIGYLDFEGYLYIVDRRSDLIISGGENIYPAEIENVLAAHPNVREAGVCGKEHPEWGSVPIAFVVVLGTVTEADLMSFCEKRLARYKVPKSFHFVDELPRNGSNKLLRRKLKELLDWE; this is encoded by the coding sequence ATGATTCCGAATTGGTTGATGCAGCGGGCTTATTTAACGCCTGAAAAAACAGCTTTATCGTTCGAAGGGGAAAAGTGGACATTCGCACAACTGAAGCTGCAAGCATTAACACTAGCAGGGAAATTAAAAGCAAACGGCCTGAATGAAGGGCATCGAATTGCATTACTTGGACCTTCCAACGCAGAAATGGTATTCATCATTCACGCATGTATGCTGGCGGGTCTGGAAATAGTCATGCTGAATAGTCGATTGACGAAAAAAGAAATAGCATATCAATTGGATGATTCAGGCGCAACGATGGTTATTGTGTCGGATGAATTGAGTAGTATGATTACTGATTCGCCGGTACGTCAGCTTCTATTTTCTGCGATTCAAGACAGTGCCGAACATAAACTTGTCGTCCAGGACACTTGGCCATCCGACAAGACCATTACGATTATGTATACATCAGGCACGACTGGTTTTCCGAAAGGTGTCCGTCAAACAGCAGGCAATCACGTTTCAAGTGCATTATCATCAGTTTTGAATCTCGGACTTGACGAAAATGATATTTGGCTTTGCGCCATGCCGTTATTCCATATTAGCGGATTCTCAATTCTTGTTCGTTCTGTTCTTTACGGAATGGAGGTCCAGTTGCATGAGAAGTTTGATGCAGTTCAGTCTGCAAAAGCAGTAGGGGACGGTTCGGTCACTCGGATGTCTGTTGTGTCGCTTACATTGGATAAAGTACTGCGTGAACTTGAAAATGGAAACAGGGTCGCACATTCTTCATTTAAATCGATGCTGGCAGGTGGTGGCCCTGTACCAATCGCTTATTTAAACCGCGCAAAAGTGCTGGGAGTTCCTGTTCTCCAAACATATGGCATGACGGAAACCAGTTCACAAACAGCGACATTAGCAGCGAGCGATGCCATAAGGAAGATGGGTTCCGCAGGCAAACCGTTGTTTTTCAATCAAATCAAAATCAAAGGAACAAAAACTCCCGATGAAAAAGGCGAAGTATGTATACGCGGTCCGCATGTCACACCTGGATATATCGGTCGTTTCGCTGAATTGGAACCATTAGAAGATGGTTGGCTTCCGACAGGGGATATTGGTTATCTCGATTTTGAAGGCTATTTGTACATCGTTGATAGAAGATCTGACTTGATTATTTCAGGTGGCGAAAATATTTACCCAGCAGAAATTGAAAATGTACTGGCAGCGCATCCAAATGTCCGAGAGGCAGGCGTTTGTGGGAAAGAACATCCCGAGTGGGGAAGTGTTCCGATTGCCTTTGTCGTAGTATTGGGAACTGTGACAGAAGCTGATTTGATGTCGTTTTGTGAAAAGCGATTGGCGCGTTACAAAGTACCGAAGTCATTCCACTTCGTTGATGAACTGCCGCGTAATGGATCGAATAAGTTGTTGCGTAGAAAATTGAAAGAGTTATTGGATTGGGAGTAG
- a CDS encoding metal ABC transporter solute-binding protein, Zn/Mn family, producing MNKKLFFIVSLISIILLSACSDKSKTEEKAATGTDKLSIYTTVYPLQYFTERIGGDHVEVKSIYPAGADEHTFEPTQKDMMALADSDLFYYIGLGLEGFVENAEKTMKNEHVKMIATAEAIPDEMLDEGHSHDADTNGHEEDVEHDEDSHEEHEGHEGHDHSGIDPHVWISPLLSVELATSIKDTLIASKPEMKDEFEKNFEQLQVELVELDNKFKKMASKSPSKTFFVSHASFGYLAESYGLDQVAIAGLNSQSEPSQKQLAQIVKEAKNQEVHYVLFEQNVSSKLTDVVRKEIGAESLMLHNLGVLTVDDVKNNETYFTLMEQNLETLQQALSGK from the coding sequence ATGAACAAGAAACTTTTTTTTATCGTTTCTCTAATTTCAATAATACTACTCTCTGCTTGCAGCGATAAATCTAAAACTGAAGAAAAGGCTGCAACTGGGACAGATAAGTTGTCTATTTATACGACAGTATACCCACTCCAATACTTTACAGAGCGAATCGGAGGTGACCATGTTGAAGTGAAGTCAATCTACCCTGCAGGTGCAGACGAGCATACTTTTGAGCCTACACAAAAAGATATGATGGCACTTGCGGACTCCGATTTATTTTACTATATCGGGCTTGGTCTTGAAGGTTTCGTGGAAAACGCAGAGAAAACGATGAAAAATGAGCATGTAAAGATGATTGCCACAGCAGAAGCAATTCCTGATGAGATGCTGGATGAAGGTCATAGTCACGATGCCGATACCAACGGCCACGAAGAAGATGTTGAACATGATGAGGATAGTCATGAAGAACATGAAGGCCATGAAGGTCATGATCATAGCGGTATAGATCCACATGTATGGATTTCACCACTGCTCAGTGTAGAACTTGCAACTTCTATCAAAGATACATTGATAGCATCTAAACCTGAAATGAAAGACGAATTCGAGAAGAACTTTGAACAGCTGCAAGTAGAACTTGTCGAACTTGATAACAAATTTAAAAAGATGGCTTCCAAGTCTCCCTCTAAAACATTCTTTGTTTCACATGCATCATTTGGCTATTTAGCCGAATCATACGGTCTTGACCAAGTTGCCATTGCTGGACTGAATTCACAAAGCGAGCCGTCACAAAAACAATTAGCCCAAATTGTGAAAGAAGCTAAGAATCAAGAAGTACACTATGTCCTATTTGAGCAAAACGTATCATCGAAGTTGACGGATGTCGTGCGAAAAGAAATCGGTGCTGAATCACTTATGCTTCATAATCTCGGTGTGTTAACAGTCGATGACGTAAAAAACAACGAAACTTATTTCACTTTGATGGAACAAAATCTAGAAACGCTTCAGCAAGCGCTTAGCGGAAAGTAA
- the yidD gene encoding membrane protein insertion efficiency factor YidD — protein sequence MKKVLIGIIKLYQKVISPLTPPSCRFYPTCSHYGIEAVEKHGALKGSWLAVRRISKCHPFHEGGFDPVPEKESRKK from the coding sequence ATGAAAAAGGTATTAATAGGCATCATTAAACTATATCAAAAAGTAATTTCACCACTTACACCACCTTCATGCCGTTTCTATCCAACTTGTTCTCACTATGGGATTGAAGCGGTGGAAAAACATGGCGCATTAAAGGGTTCATGGCTTGCGGTGCGCCGAATTTCAAAATGCCATCCGTTCCATGAAGGTGGTTTTGATCCCGTACCGGAGAAAGAATCGCGTAAGAAATAA
- a CDS encoding Dps family protein, giving the protein MSKELINELNMQVSTWSVMYAKLHNYHWYVKGHQFFTLHVKFEELYNEATLHMDEIAERILTLGGNPVATLKEHLEHSVVKEATGKEKTDEMVKTVVSDFGEIMKSLKKGMELAAKDGDGMTEDLLNAAYQSIEKHQWMLNAFLGEDNK; this is encoded by the coding sequence ATGTCTAAAGAGCTTATTAATGAATTGAATATGCAAGTATCTACATGGTCAGTAATGTATGCGAAATTACATAATTATCACTGGTATGTTAAAGGACATCAATTTTTCACTTTGCATGTTAAATTCGAAGAACTATACAATGAAGCAACGTTGCATATGGACGAAATCGCTGAACGTATTTTAACGCTTGGCGGAAATCCGGTAGCTACTTTGAAAGAACATCTGGAGCATTCTGTCGTAAAAGAAGCGACTGGCAAAGAGAAAACCGATGAAATGGTCAAGACCGTAGTAAGTGATTTCGGTGAAATAATGAAATCCTTGAAAAAAGGCATGGAGTTGGCAGCTAAAGATGGCGATGGCATGACAGAAGATTTGTTGAACGCAGCATACCAAAGTATTGAAAAACACCAGTGGATGCTTAATGCATTCCTCGGTGAAGACAATAAATAA
- a CDS encoding putative motility protein, which yields MNSIMSSQLRSLQSTVQLSVLNNALSMNTAAATDMLKSLSEQPVAAHPHKGASIDVQA from the coding sequence ATGAATTCCATAATGTCAAGTCAATTGAGGAGTTTGCAATCGACTGTTCAGTTGAGCGTGTTAAACAACGCTCTTTCAATGAACACTGCAGCGGCAACAGATATGCTGAAAAGTTTATCAGAACAGCCTGTTGCGGCCCATCCTCACAAAGGAGCTTCTATTGACGTTCAAGCGTAA
- a CDS encoding transposase, producing the protein MEKYKMYVSIMHQQIYHYPDDSPWEFEVDVEREYVPVFHRLFNQIDELEYRNFLRSHLPFLPYHYGRNNQKVDQRTMKLYALIHEFTDEKSKRFIEELPYFR; encoded by the coding sequence ATGGAGAAATACAAAATGTATGTTTCAATCATGCATCAGCAAATATATCATTACCCGGATGATTCGCCTTGGGAATTTGAAGTCGATGTCGAACGTGAGTATGTTCCGGTTTTTCATCGTTTATTTAACCAGATAGATGAACTTGAATACCGAAATTTCCTAAGGTCTCACTTGCCATTTTTGCCTTATCACTATGGTCGGAATAATCAAAAGGTTGATCAACGTACAATGAAATTGTATGCGCTAATTCATGAATTTACGGATGAAAAGTCGAAGCGGTTTATCGAGGAGCTTCCGTATTTTCGTTGA